A single genomic interval of Drosophila virilis strain 15010-1051.87 chromosome 2, Dvir_AGI_RSII-ME, whole genome shotgun sequence harbors:
- the loco gene encoding regulator of G-protein signaling loco isoform X3 has protein sequence MSFRELVCGLHSEEHPNRALPTNASPFRRAWGQSSFRTSRTDKVAKAGSGSSPLVRRTASMNASDNDVYIKTLMLDELKPPKQQPQQLAIFQVPQILTTPAPPSTVMVKAAAGVVVESALELAPQPEQGGPGCWGTSFERMLQDAAGMQTFAEFLKKEFSAENIYFWTACERYRCLESETERVTLAREIFGKHLANSSSDPVNVDSQARNLSDEKLASGDSDIFAAAQKQIFNLMKFDSYQRFIRSDLYKSCVEAEQKQQPLPYTGANLDELLKTNFHVVASPKLKKSASNAEDRRRKSLLPWHRKTRSKSRDRSELMADLQQTLMPPPQAPGLAPPPQPLLALLTGGSVSDLHSSRSSLSSFDAGQPGQGASADSVCSLCRVILTDGATTIVQTRPGETVGQLVERLLEKRNLVYPYYDVVFQGSNKSIDTQQSSQLLAGKEVLIERRVAFKLDLPDPKVISVKSKPKKQLHEVIRPILNKYNYQMERVQVLLRDTQAPLDLMQPVTVADGQRLQIALIQPDFQQGGGSSMPPKHSKPMKPLPTLATDSTQGQLDELTNKMFNELLQSKADAAAAASASTTHKPSDMCSMKSNEAPSESSSSLFERMRRQQRDNSNIPGSKLPKLKKKSTSSQHSEEAGATAVPNLDPKKPIIAKLKAGVKLQSTERVAEHQDELLEGLKRAQLARLEDQRGTEINFDLPDFLKNKENLNAAASKLRKVRANLSPVNKASNTTVDAPQPAPRLSITRGQQPQSPMKVDLGEQETELPAMPTSIEQQELQEFAKAPPPLPPKPKVLPIKPSNWGVANAPPNGNYSNKFSPAKLTSTTTTTSPTTTANAMSFAGKLPLDIARKSLEQASTRCAYLDEPSSSFV, from the exons ATGTCATTTCGAGAACTCGTTTGTGGCCTACACTCGGAGGAGCATCCG AACCGCGCACTGCCCACCAATGCATCGCCCTTTCGTCGCGCCTGGGGTCAATCATCGTTTCGCACGTCGCGCACCGACAAGGTGGCCAAAGCAGGGTCTGGCAGCAGTCCATTAGTGCGACGCACTGCCTCCATGAACGCCTCCGATAACGATGTGTACATCAAGACACTCATGCTGGACGAGCTCAAGCCGCCCAagcaacagccgcaacagTTGGCAATCTTTCAAGTGCCGCAGATACTCACTACCCCGGCGCCGCCATCCACCGTAATGGTAAAAGCTGCCGCTGGCGTCGTTGTCGAATCAGCGCTGGAGCTAGCGCCACAGCCGGAGCAAGGTGGTCCCGGTTGTTGGGGCACATCCTTTGAGCGTATGCTGCAAGATGCCGCAGGCATGCAGACCTTTGCGGAATTTCTCAAAAAGGAATTCTCGGCGGAGAACATCTATTTTTGGACTGCCTGCGAGCGCTACAGATGCTTGGAATCGGAGACGGAGCGCGTGACGTTGGCACGAGAAATCTTTGGCAAGCatttggccaacagcagcagcgatccGGTCAACGTGGACTCACAGGCGCGCAATCTTAGTGACGAGAAACTGGCCAGCGGCGACTCGGACATCTTTGCGGCGGCGCAAAAGCAAATTTTTAACTTGATGAAATTCGATAGCTATCAGCGCTTCATACGCTCTGACCTCTATAAGAGCTGCGTCGAGGCGGAGCAGAAGCAACAGCCGCTGCCATACACAGGCGCCAATCTGGATGAGCTGCTGAAGACAAATTTTCACGTAGTGGCCTCCCCCAAG CTCAAAAAATCTGCAAGCAATGCCGAGGATCGGCGACGTAAAAGTCTATTGCCCTGGCATCGTAAGACGCGTAGCAAATCCCGCGATCGCAGCGAACTAATGGCCGATCTGCAGCAGACGCTGATGCCACCGCCACAAGCACCAGGATTAGCACCGCCACCACAACcattgctggcgctgctgaCTGGTGGCTCGGTAAGCGATCTGCATAGTTCCCGCTCCTCGTTGTCGTCCTTCGATGCGGGTCAGCCCGGACAGGGTGCTAGCGCAGACAGCGTGTGCTCCTTGTGTCGTGTCATACTCACCGATGGGGCCACAACTATTGTGCAGACACGTCCCGGTGAGACGGTGGGTCAGCTGGTGGAGCGTCTGTTGGAGAAACGTAACCTGGTCTACCCCTACTATGATGTTGTGTTCCAGGGCAGCAACAAGTCTATAGATACGCAGCAGTCCTCACAGCTGCTGGCCGGCAAAGAGGTATTAATCGAGCGTCGAGTAGCCTTTAAGCTAGATTTGCCCGATCCCAAGGTCATATCGGTCAAAAGCAAGCCCAAAAAGCAGCTGCATGAGGTTATCCGGCCCATTCTAAACAAATACAACTATCAAATGGAAAGGGTGCAGGTGCTGCTGCGCGATACTCAGGCGCCGCTTGATTTGATGCAACCTGTCACTGTGGCAGATGGCCAACGGCTGCAGATAGCACTGATTCAGCCGGATTTTCAGCAAGGCGGCGGCAGTAGCATGCCGCCGAAGCATAGCAAACCAATGAAGCCGCTGCCCACGCTTGCAACAGATTCGACCCAGGGCCAGCTGGACGAGCTCACCAACAAGATGTTTAATGAGCTGCTGCAGAGCAAAGCGGATGCCGCAGCGGCGGCGTCAGCGTCAACAACACACAAGCCAAGCGATATGTGCTCCATGAAATCAAATGAAGCCCCCTCGGAGAGCTCCTCTTCGCTATTTGAGCGTATGCGACGCCAGCAACGCGATAATAGCAACATTCCAGGCAGCAAGCTGCCCAAGCTCAAAAAGAAATCCACAAGCAGTCAACATTCCGAGGAGGCAGGCGCAACGGCAGTGCCAAACTTAGATCCCAAGAAACCCATAATAGCCAAGCTAAAGGCGGGCGTCAAACTGCAGTCAACGGAGCGAGTAGCGGAGCATCAGG ATGAACTACTCGAGGGACTTAAGCGTGCACAATTGGCGCGCCTGGAGGACCAGCGCGGCACAGAGATCAACTTTGATTTGCCCGACTTTCTCAAAAACAAAGAGAATCTCAATGCGGCTGCCTCCAAGTTGCGGAAGGTGCGCGCCAATTTAAGTCCAGTTAATAAGGCAAGCAACACCACCGTGGATGCGCCACAGCCAGCGCCGCGACTTTCTATCACACGCGGTCAACAGCCGCAGTCGCCCATGAAGGTGGATCTGGGGGAGCAGGAGACAGAGTTACCGGCAATGCCAACGTCCATTGAACAGCAGGAATTACAGGAATTTGCCAAAGCGCCGCCACCGTTGCCGCCCAAGCCAAAGGTGTTGCCTATTAAGCCATCAAACTGGGGCGTGGCAAATGCCCCGCCCAATGGCaactacagcaacaaattCTCGCCTGCTAAGCTCACATccacgacgacgacaacgtcgCCCACAACCACGGCCAACGCTATGTCTTTTGCCGGCAAATTGCCACTGGACATAGCACGCAAATCGCTGGAGCAGGCGAGCACACGTTGTGCCTACCTCGATGagcccagcagcagctttgTTTAA